One Oscillospiraceae bacterium genomic region harbors:
- a CDS encoding HAD hydrolase family protein — MIRLLVLDVDGTLTDGGIYYDSTGNELKKFGVKDGAGLVLARTAGIRVMICTGRECEAVRRRAADLKITDIYQNVPHKADFLQNFFAENGYAREEIAYCGDDLNDLAAMALCGFVACPADAAPEVKARADYQCPQRGGEGAVRGAVEHILRTDGRWHDAVKAAFHVDV, encoded by the coding sequence ATGATCCGTTTACTGGTGCTGGACGTGGACGGCACACTGACCGACGGCGGCATCTACTACGATTCCACCGGCAACGAGCTGAAAAAGTTCGGCGTGAAAGACGGCGCCGGGCTGGTGCTGGCCCGTACCGCAGGCATCCGCGTGATGATCTGCACCGGGCGCGAGTGCGAAGCCGTCCGCCGCCGCGCTGCCGACCTGAAGATCACCGATATTTACCAGAACGTCCCCCACAAGGCGGACTTTTTGCAGAATTTTTTTGCCGAAAACGGCTATGCCCGCGAGGAGATCGCCTACTGCGGCGACGACCTGAACGACCTGGCTGCCATGGCGCTGTGCGGCTTTGTGGCCTGCCCGGCGGATGCCGCGCCCGAAGTAAAGGCCCGCGCCGACTACCAGTGTCCCCAGCGCGGCGGCGAAGGTGCCGTTCGCGGTGCGGTCGAGCACATCCTGCGCACCGACGGCCGCTGGCACGATGCCGTTAAAGCGGCGTTTCACGTAGACGTGTAA
- a CDS encoding YcxB family protein encodes MVKYCMNLSDEKKETAIKIALESKGNVRKRKIAVPLLMILGIVIIFSSIFLIINSPAILWYIYMVLGIVCLLLAFNAKSFQKFVLKKAELLLDKSFRTGIVEYHFDAEGIETISQMGYSKNYWTAFKEYGTMGQYIYVKRKDNKMVLIDKNDLSTGELEELTQLLLNNVKM; translated from the coding sequence GTGGTTAAATATTGTATGAATTTAAGTGATGAAAAAAAAGAAACTGCAATTAAAATTGCTTTGGAAAGTAAAGGAAATGTTCGCAAGCGTAAGATAGCGGTTCCGCTTCTGATGATTTTGGGTATCGTCATTATTTTTAGTAGCATATTTTTAATTATAAATTCTCCTGCTATTTTATGGTATATCTATATGGTGCTTGGAATAGTTTGTCTGCTTCTTGCGTTTAATGCAAAGTCTTTTCAAAAATTTGTATTGAAAAAAGCGGAGTTACTCTTAGATAAGTCTTTTCGTACTGGAATTGTAGAGTATCATTTTGACGCTGAAGGGATAGAAACAATTTCCCAGATGGGATATAGCAAAAATTATTGGACTGCATTTAAAGAGTACGGTACTATGGGGCAGTATATATATGTTAAACGAAAAGATAATAAAATGGTTTTGATAGATAAAAATGATTTGTCTACTGGGGAGTTAGAAGAATTGACTCAACTATTGTTAAATAATGTCAAAATGTAA
- a CDS encoding GNAT family N-acetyltransferase has protein sequence MKIREVNENKKQFIALLLLADEQENMIDRYLEKGTMYVLEDNDVKAECVVTDEGNGILEIKNIAVDPKYHGMGYGKALIDFLASKYADEYSILQVGTGDSPLTVPFYEKCRFVRSHNIPNFFTDNYDHPIYESGVQLIDMVYLQRCL, from the coding sequence ATGAAAATCCGAGAAGTGAATGAGAATAAAAAGCAATTTATAGCATTATTGTTATTAGCTGATGAACAAGAGAATATGATTGACCGTTATCTTGAAAAAGGTACTATGTATGTACTTGAAGATAATGATGTAAAAGCTGAATGTGTTGTCACCGATGAAGGTAACGGAATACTTGAAATCAAGAATATTGCGGTTGATCCGAAATATCATGGAATGGGATATGGGAAAGCATTGATTGACTTCCTTGCAAGTAAATATGCAGATGAATATTCTATTTTGCAGGTTGGAACAGGTGACAGCCCGTTGACCGTACCGTTTTATGAAAAATGCAGATTTGTCCGCTCTCACAATATTCCGAATTTCTTTACGGACAATTATGACCACCCAATTTATGAGAGTGGTGTACAGTTAATAGATATGGTATATTTGCAAAGATGTTTATAA
- a CDS encoding DUF2142 domain-containing protein: protein MPQPNTKTKYRPLPAALLTLVVLLASTLLIWLAVVRPQLGKGRTETLCDNFDRSELLADGDTAAQVFTYDKALYTIGLEFYLPGAQPQGELEVVLSDADTGEELARSTGVMQNIIPDQYTTLGLDPVVPAQEGRRYRLSVTAHYTSDAVLAIGHSNGVALWKEQMTLNGEPVDGTLAMQVTYQRMGGYLTRFFLLAGGAAALLAAFAVYACLSRKVSLHRLVFVLVLGFGLIYSVILPPYAAPDEKYHINQSFTLATKWANMISHDDWKMGKVPTTTSFRRETDADELLQDENTTVFTWQEFTDTLFTTTDAPYTSHQEYHELQTDQNPLLYLASGGAVFLAYLLHLGFTPALALGRLANLIVFALLAAFAVKAAPCGKRIFTAAALLPMTLHLAASFSRDAVLLGLCFGFTALLLDAVYGQPTPKRMAALAVAGILLAPGKMVYLPLAALFVLVPAAALGHHAKAKKLGYLAACLALALVLNTGPLTGALGSPAADNAAAATEETTDDARSAKNAPAEPDAAYEETICADNTMENYVRRLYYYVADTRDPAQSEVDFWVQALAEGDVTPAVLGQSFIFTTDKANSYTDAQAFYTMASYALLGTDVTTGNADAYLPYFAEGGAMQAYKQLFNLPTCVERFAALGLDVGTMDDRIPLDRETVAAEVEAARATRATQSVTDAADEATYTPGYILHHLPATALLFVRSIVQNGDHYLRTLVGGSLSYYTLDLAWFWVVALYLLLAYAALSAQNGKLPTGRLRGFGAAAAVLSCLLAVAGCLLWTPTHYETLYGLQGRYFLPVLPALLLTCLPRRLAAVPDEASAQARLTGALALVQWGVILNIMLAVIAR from the coding sequence ATGCCCCAACCCAACACCAAAACCAAATACCGCCCGCTCCCGGCCGCGCTCCTTACGCTGGTGGTCCTGCTGGCATCTACCCTGCTCATCTGGCTGGCCGTCGTGCGCCCCCAGCTGGGCAAGGGCCGTACCGAGACCCTTTGCGATAACTTCGACCGCTCGGAACTGCTGGCAGACGGCGACACCGCCGCCCAGGTCTTTACCTACGACAAGGCGCTCTACACCATCGGGCTGGAGTTCTACCTGCCCGGCGCCCAGCCGCAGGGTGAGCTGGAAGTGGTCCTGTCCGACGCCGACACCGGCGAGGAACTGGCCCGCTCCACCGGCGTGATGCAAAACATCATCCCGGACCAGTACACCACCCTGGGGCTGGATCCCGTCGTGCCCGCCCAGGAGGGACGCCGCTACCGGCTGTCCGTCACGGCGCACTATACCTCGGATGCAGTCCTTGCCATCGGCCACAGCAACGGCGTCGCCCTCTGGAAAGAGCAGATGACCCTGAACGGCGAGCCGGTGGACGGCACTTTAGCCATGCAGGTGACCTACCAGCGCATGGGCGGCTACCTGACGCGGTTCTTTTTGCTGGCGGGCGGCGCGGCCGCGCTGCTGGCGGCCTTTGCCGTGTATGCCTGCCTCAGCCGCAAAGTATCGCTGCACCGCCTTGTTTTTGTACTGGTGCTGGGCTTTGGCCTCATCTACTCGGTCATTCTGCCGCCCTACGCCGCACCGGATGAAAAGTACCACATCAACCAAAGCTTTACCTTAGCTACTAAGTGGGCCAATATGATCTCCCACGATGACTGGAAGATGGGCAAGGTGCCCACCACCACCAGTTTCCGCCGGGAGACCGACGCCGACGAGCTTTTGCAGGACGAAAATACCACCGTCTTCACCTGGCAGGAGTTCACCGACACACTGTTCACCACCACCGACGCCCCCTACACCAGTCATCAGGAATACCACGAGCTGCAGACTGACCAGAACCCGCTGTTGTATCTGGCCAGCGGCGGTGCGGTGTTCCTTGCGTATCTTTTGCACTTGGGCTTTACCCCGGCGCTGGCGCTGGGGCGGCTGGCAAACCTTATCGTGTTTGCGTTGCTGGCGGCCTTCGCCGTCAAGGCCGCGCCCTGCGGCAAGCGCATCTTTACTGCGGCGGCCCTGCTGCCCATGACGCTGCACCTCGCCGCCAGCTTCAGCCGCGACGCTGTGCTGCTGGGGCTGTGCTTCGGCTTTACGGCCTTATTGCTGGATGCCGTCTACGGCCAGCCCACGCCGAAACGCATGGCCGCACTGGCCGTCGCCGGCATTTTGCTGGCCCCGGGCAAGATGGTCTATCTGCCCCTGGCCGCGCTGTTTGTGCTGGTCCCCGCCGCCGCGCTGGGCCACCATGCCAAAGCGAAAAAGCTGGGCTACCTGGCCGCCTGCCTGGCGCTGGCGCTGGTGTTGAACACCGGCCCCCTCACCGGTGCCCTCGGCTCCCCCGCCGCTGACAACGCGGCAGCTGCCACCGAGGAAACCACCGATGACGCCCGCAGCGCCAAAAACGCCCCGGCTGAGCCGGACGCCGCCTACGAGGAAACCATCTGCGCCGACAATACGATGGAAAACTACGTGCGGCGGTTATACTACTATGTAGCGGACACCCGCGACCCCGCCCAGAGCGAGGTGGACTTCTGGGTGCAGGCCCTCGCTGAGGGGGATGTCACCCCCGCCGTGCTGGGCCAGAGCTTCATTTTCACCACCGACAAAGCCAACAGCTACACCGATGCGCAGGCTTTCTACACCATGGCCTCCTACGCCCTGCTGGGCACCGATGTCACCACCGGCAACGCCGACGCCTACCTGCCCTATTTTGCCGAGGGCGGTGCCATGCAGGCCTACAAGCAGCTGTTTAACCTGCCCACCTGCGTGGAGCGGTTCGCCGCGCTGGGGCTGGACGTAGGCACCATGGACGACCGCATCCCGCTGGACCGCGAGACCGTAGCCGCCGAGGTGGAAGCTGCCCGCGCCACCCGCGCCACCCAAAGTGTGACCGATGCTGCCGACGAAGCCACCTACACCCCCGGCTACATCCTGCACCACCTGCCCGCCACCGCCCTGCTGTTTGTGCGCAGCATCGTGCAAAACGGCGACCATTACCTGCGCACGCTGGTAGGCGGCAGCCTAAGCTACTACACACTGGACCTGGCCTGGTTCTGGGTGGTGGCGCTCTACCTGCTGCTGGCCTATGCGGCGCTGTCCGCCCAAAACGGCAAGCTGCCTACGGGCAGGCTGCGGGGCTTTGGCGCGGCGGCGGCCGTCCTGAGCTGCCTGCTGGCCGTGGCTGGCTGCCTGCTGTGGACTCCTACCCATTACGAGACCCTGTACGGCCTGCAGGGGCGGTATTTCCTGCCCGTGCTGCCCGCCCTGCTGCTGACCTGCCTGCCCCGCCGCCTGGCCGCCGTGCCGGACGAAGCCTCCGCCCAAGCCCGCCTGACCGGCGCGCTGGCGCTGGTACAGTGGGGCGTCATCCTCAACATTATGCTGGCGGTCATCGCCCGCTGA
- a CDS encoding aldolase catalytic domain-containing protein → MADVKLLDCTLRDGGYINDWHWGLGSARRIIQSLTRAGTDIVEVGFLRNVDGYDPDVTVCNTIEELNRLLPPESQRGHTIYSGMAMRSNYDISKLSPYDGHGIEIIRITAHDYDIRDGMDFAREVKARGYKLSINPINIMGYADKDLLWIFDQVNAIHPWQFSIVDTFGSMRRRDLERIVSLADHNLAPDIRLGLHLHENMALSFCLAQEFLDKPLLRDKTVDGSLNGMGRTPGNLPIELVADYCNENLNTHYDLDEIMDAIQDHIAPIKGESAWGYSPAYFLSARFNLHRNYAEHYLHKGDLTNRDINHLLAAIAPGKKTAFDAAYADKLYTEYKNRRIDDEAALAALHTAFAGKRVLILAPGATLAAEEGRAAVAAADADVTLSANFVPDFVKPDYAFFTNAKRFDESTTYPCPLILTSNLRAAADATVVNYDRLSGTDAQGGNSVLMLLRLLRLCNAAEVLLAGADGYRPGTAAYADTGLHTHTGRGAAYNAQLAGAIRAAGLPVRFITPSEYERA, encoded by the coding sequence ATGGCTGATGTAAAACTGCTGGATTGCACCCTGCGTGACGGCGGTTATATCAACGATTGGCACTGGGGCCTTGGCTCCGCCCGCCGCATCATCCAATCCCTGACCCGTGCCGGCACCGACATCGTCGAGGTCGGCTTCCTGCGCAATGTGGACGGCTACGACCCCGACGTCACCGTCTGCAACACCATCGAGGAGCTGAACCGCCTGCTGCCGCCGGAATCCCAGCGCGGCCACACCATCTACTCCGGCATGGCCATGCGCTCCAACTACGATATCTCGAAGCTCTCCCCCTATGACGGCCACGGCATCGAGATCATCCGCATCACCGCCCATGACTACGACATCCGCGACGGCATGGACTTTGCCCGCGAGGTCAAGGCCCGGGGCTACAAGCTGTCCATCAACCCCATCAACATTATGGGCTACGCCGACAAGGACCTGCTGTGGATCTTTGACCAGGTCAACGCCATCCACCCGTGGCAGTTCTCCATTGTGGATACCTTCGGCAGCATGCGCCGCCGGGATTTAGAGCGCATCGTCAGCCTGGCCGACCATAACCTGGCCCCGGACATCCGCTTAGGCCTCCATCTGCATGAAAATATGGCATTAAGCTTCTGCCTGGCGCAGGAGTTTCTCGATAAGCCGCTGCTGCGGGACAAGACCGTGGACGGCAGCCTGAACGGCATGGGCCGCACCCCCGGCAACCTGCCCATCGAGCTGGTGGCCGATTACTGCAACGAAAACCTCAACACCCACTACGATCTGGATGAGATCATGGACGCCATCCAGGATCACATTGCCCCCATCAAGGGCGAAAGCGCCTGGGGCTATTCCCCGGCCTACTTCCTGTCCGCCCGGTTCAACCTGCACCGCAATTACGCCGAGCATTACCTCCACAAGGGCGACCTGACCAACCGGGACATCAACCATCTGCTGGCCGCCATCGCCCCCGGCAAAAAGACCGCCTTCGACGCCGCCTACGCGGACAAGCTCTACACCGAGTACAAGAACCGCCGCATCGACGACGAAGCGGCCCTCGCCGCCCTGCACACTGCCTTTGCGGGCAAGCGGGTGCTGATCCTGGCCCCGGGTGCCACCCTGGCTGCCGAGGAAGGCCGCGCCGCCGTGGCGGCCGCCGACGCCGACGTGACCCTTTCGGCCAACTTTGTGCCGGACTTTGTAAAGCCGGACTATGCGTTTTTCACCAACGCCAAGCGGTTTGACGAAAGCACCACCTACCCCTGCCCGCTGATTCTGACCAGCAACCTGCGCGCTGCTGCCGATGCCACCGTCGTCAACTACGACCGGCTTTCCGGCACCGATGCCCAGGGCGGCAACAGTGTGCTGATGCTGCTGCGGCTGCTGCGCCTGTGCAATGCAGCTGAAGTGTTGCTGGCGGGCGCCGACGGCTACCGTCCCGGCACCGCCGCCTACGCGGACACGGGCCTGCACACCCACACGGGGCGCGGCGCCGCCTACAACGCCCAGCTGGCCGGGGCCATCCGCGCCGCCGGGCTGCCGGTGCGCTTCATCACCCCCAGCGAATACGAAAGGGCGTAA
- a CDS encoding 3-deoxy-manno-octulosonate cytidylyltransferase, translating into MKTIAVIPARYASTRMPGKPLADVLGKPMIWWVYQAAKACPKLDDVLIATDDERIADACKTYGMRYLMTSPDHDTPTGRIWEVSTVEDADLYLQLMGDEPLVNPAAFDLILPDTLPEDPCYVAVLTNIMEHPADVIDFSNQKVVTNAAREILLISRSPIPYPKGTLDFEYEKVTGIQLYSKQALAFYHATPKSILEKAEENDMMRFIENGHKVHAIVSPYKTVSVDTPKDLALVNTILKEKQHG; encoded by the coding sequence ATGAAAACAATCGCTGTGATCCCTGCCCGTTATGCAAGCACCCGTATGCCCGGCAAGCCGCTGGCGGATGTGCTGGGCAAACCCATGATCTGGTGGGTCTACCAGGCCGCCAAAGCCTGCCCCAAGCTGGACGACGTCCTCATCGCTACCGATGACGAGCGCATCGCCGATGCCTGCAAGACCTACGGCATGCGCTATCTGATGACCAGCCCCGACCACGATACCCCTACCGGCCGCATCTGGGAGGTCAGCACCGTCGAGGATGCCGACCTTTACCTGCAGCTGATGGGCGACGAGCCGCTGGTCAACCCCGCCGCCTTTGACCTCATCCTGCCGGATACCCTGCCCGAGGACCCCTGCTACGTCGCCGTCCTCACCAACATTATGGAGCATCCCGCCGACGTCATCGACTTTTCCAACCAGAAGGTCGTCACCAATGCGGCGCGGGAGATCCTGCTCATCTCCCGCAGCCCCATCCCCTACCCGAAAGGCACCCTCGACTTCGAGTACGAGAAGGTCACCGGCATCCAGCTGTACAGCAAGCAGGCGCTGGCATTCTACCACGCCACCCCCAAATCCATCCTGGAAAAGGCCGAAGAGAACGATATGATGCGCTTTATTGAGAACGGCCACAAGGTCCACGCCATCGTAAGCCCCTACAAGACCGTCAGCGTGGACACCCCCAAGGATCTGGCCCTTGTCAACACGATTTTAAAGGAGAAACAGCATGGCTGA
- a CDS encoding polysaccharide ABC transporter ATP-binding protein, translated as MATTEKRPVIEVTGLKKQYKLGQIGGGTLTHDLQSWWARVRGKEDPNTVIGTDQRLFGQTFMALNGVDLTVYQGEALGIIGRNGAGKSTLLKLLSRITAPTEGEIKIRGRVASMLEVGTGFNNEMTGRENIYMNGAILGMTKAEIDAKLPQIIEFSECGDFIDTPVKRYSSGMFVKLAFAVAAHLDSEIMVMDEVLAVGDMKFQQKCLGKMSDVANQDGRTVLYVSHNMSTIRQLCTRCVVLDKGRVIFDGDVEQAIAVYMDTTDVNVVHYDLADVARMTGSAGKRLRLETLDFVGKESSVFADTEKMKIKITWRVSEPFTGIHMKMNLHARDSSPVGITHPVDLGAAEPGKLYTTVFEFDPSLLGEGQYFFYLDIFDGALAQAVCLDKPVTEFAFEVTNSDLTMPEWASGWGRIHFPPVKLLADGE; from the coding sequence ATGGCTACAACCGAAAAACGCCCCGTTATCGAAGTCACGGGGTTAAAAAAGCAGTACAAACTCGGCCAGATCGGCGGCGGCACGCTGACCCACGACCTGCAAAGCTGGTGGGCGCGCGTCCGCGGCAAAGAGGACCCCAACACCGTCATTGGCACCGACCAGCGCCTCTTCGGCCAGACCTTTATGGCACTGAACGGCGTGGACCTGACCGTCTACCAGGGCGAGGCCCTGGGCATCATCGGCCGCAACGGCGCAGGCAAATCCACGCTGCTCAAGCTGCTGTCCCGCATCACCGCCCCCACCGAGGGCGAGATCAAAATTCGCGGCCGCGTGGCCTCCATGCTGGAAGTCGGCACCGGCTTCAACAACGAAATGACCGGCCGCGAAAACATCTATATGAACGGCGCGATCTTGGGCATGACCAAGGCCGAGATCGACGCCAAACTGCCCCAGATCATCGAATTTTCGGAGTGCGGCGACTTCATCGACACCCCCGTCAAGCGCTATTCCAGCGGCATGTTCGTCAAGCTGGCCTTCGCCGTCGCTGCCCATCTGGACAGCGAGATCATGGTCATGGACGAGGTCCTGGCCGTGGGCGACATGAAGTTCCAGCAGAAATGCCTGGGCAAAATGAGCGATGTCGCTAACCAGGACGGCCGCACCGTGCTCTACGTCAGCCACAACATGTCCACCATCCGCCAGCTGTGCACCCGCTGCGTGGTGCTGGATAAAGGCAGGGTCATCTTCGACGGCGACGTCGAACAGGCCATCGCCGTCTACATGGACACTACCGACGTTAACGTCGTCCACTACGACCTGGCTGATGTGGCCCGCATGACCGGCAGCGCCGGCAAGCGCCTGCGGCTGGAGACCCTCGACTTTGTGGGCAAGGAATCCAGCGTGTTTGCCGACACCGAGAAGATGAAAATTAAAATCACCTGGCGCGTGTCCGAGCCTTTCACCGGCATCCACATGAAGATGAACCTCCACGCGCGGGATTCCAGCCCCGTGGGCATCACCCACCCGGTGGACCTGGGCGCCGCCGAGCCGGGCAAACTCTACACCACGGTGTTTGAGTTCGACCCAAGTCTTTTGGGCGAGGGCCAGTATTTCTTCTACCTCGACATCTTCGATGGCGCGCTGGCCCAGGCCGTCTGCCTGGACAAGCCCGTGACCGAGTTTGCCTTCGAGGTCACCAACAGCGACCTGACCATGCCCGAGTGGGCCTCCGGCTGGGGCCGCATCCACTTCCCGCCGGTCAAGCTGCTGGCGGACGGAGAATAA
- a CDS encoding ABC transporter permease — MAENNHTLPADGWTTVIRPKTGWFDIDLHELWQYRDLIVMFVKRNFTVLYKQTILGPAWIILNPLITTIIFNVVFGGMANMPTDGVPGFLFYMAGNTLWTFFANCVNNTANTFVTNSQIFGKVYFPRLTMPVSQVLTSLINFFIQAAMYLIFWIYFFATGSGIHFTLWLLAIPFVILEVMLLGLGVGIIVSSLTTKYRDLAIAVGFGVQLWMYASPVVYPLSMLESSPRLKVLVQLNPMTSPIEIFRMATLGTGTVTTFGIVYSLVFTAAALVLGVVLFSRIEKTFMDTV, encoded by the coding sequence ATGGCTGAAAACAATCATACCCTCCCTGCCGATGGCTGGACGACCGTCATCCGCCCCAAAACCGGGTGGTTTGACATCGACCTGCACGAGCTTTGGCAATACCGTGACCTTATCGTGATGTTCGTCAAGCGCAACTTCACCGTGCTGTATAAACAAACGATTTTGGGCCCCGCGTGGATCATCCTCAACCCGCTTATCACCACCATCATCTTCAACGTGGTGTTCGGCGGCATGGCCAATATGCCCACCGACGGCGTGCCCGGTTTCCTGTTTTACATGGCCGGCAACACCTTGTGGACTTTCTTCGCCAACTGCGTCAACAACACGGCCAACACCTTTGTCACCAACTCGCAGATATTCGGCAAGGTGTACTTTCCGCGCCTGACGATGCCCGTCAGCCAGGTGCTGACCAGCCTCATCAACTTCTTCATCCAGGCGGCCATGTACCTGATTTTCTGGATCTACTTCTTCGCCACCGGTAGCGGCATACACTTCACGCTGTGGCTGCTGGCCATACCCTTTGTCATCCTCGAGGTCATGCTGCTGGGCCTGGGCGTCGGCATCATCGTGTCGTCGCTCACCACCAAGTACCGCGACCTCGCCATTGCCGTGGGCTTCGGCGTACAGCTGTGGATGTACGCCTCCCCCGTGGTCTACCCGCTGTCCATGTTGGAATCCAGCCCCCGCCTGAAAGTTCTGGTCCAGCTCAACCCCATGACCTCGCCCATCGAAATTTTCCGCATGGCAACGCTGGGTACCGGCACGGTCACCACCTTTGGCATCGTGTACAGCCTGGTGTTCACCGCGGCGGCGCTGGTGCTGGGCGTGGTGCTGTTCAGCCGCATCGAAAAGACCTTTATGGATACCGTGTAA
- a CDS encoding glycosyltransferase family 4 protein, whose amino-acid sequence MTFCFFTTQYLPTPGGVERYTWNLARRCLAAGHRALVVTSSLPGLPARETDADGIEIWRLPVWPVMNGRFPVLKPHPPAADLWAQGIDFAVIQTRMYTQSVWAARQCKRRGIPALVLDHSTGYMMHGGAAGLAGKMYEHLACNSIKACGFPFYGVSGDVCSWLRTFGITAAGRLPNAVDPAELAALASDHPRDFRAEFDLAPATPIIAFVGRLIPEKGAAKLAEAVRQLNQNGTSCALFIAGTGPEENTLRQLGAPIYALGALPHPQIVQLLTQASCYCLPTEYAEGFPTTLLEAAACRCPIVTTHTAGTGELLPDGTYAAYLESTAPAALAAALQAVLADPDAARTRADAAYINLCAHFTWQAVFATMEKTAAQAAKRS is encoded by the coding sequence ATGACTTTCTGCTTTTTCACAACCCAATATCTGCCCACTCCCGGCGGGGTCGAGCGGTACACCTGGAACCTGGCGCGCCGATGCCTGGCTGCCGGGCACCGGGCGCTGGTGGTCACCAGCAGCCTGCCCGGTCTGCCCGCGCGGGAAACGGACGCCGACGGCATCGAGATCTGGCGCTTGCCCGTCTGGCCGGTGATGAACGGCCGGTTTCCGGTCCTCAAGCCCCACCCGCCCGCAGCGGACCTGTGGGCGCAGGGCATCGACTTTGCCGTCATCCAGACCCGCATGTACACCCAAAGCGTCTGGGCCGCGCGGCAGTGCAAGCGCCGGGGCATCCCCGCGCTGGTGCTGGACCACTCCACCGGCTATATGATGCACGGCGGCGCGGCGGGCCTTGCAGGCAAAATGTACGAGCACCTGGCCTGCAATAGTATCAAAGCCTGCGGGTTCCCCTTCTACGGCGTCTCCGGCGATGTCTGCAGCTGGCTGCGCACCTTCGGCATCACCGCCGCTGGCCGCCTGCCCAACGCCGTGGACCCGGCGGAACTGGCCGCCTTAGCCAGCGACCACCCCCGCGACTTCCGGGCAGAATTCGATCTCGCCCCCGCCACCCCCATCATAGCCTTTGTGGGGCGGCTCATCCCCGAAAAAGGCGCGGCCAAGCTGGCCGAAGCCGTGCGGCAGCTAAACCAAAACGGCACGTCCTGCGCCCTTTTCATCGCCGGCACCGGCCCCGAGGAAAACACCCTGCGCCAGCTCGGCGCCCCCATCTACGCGCTGGGTGCCCTGCCCCACCCGCAGATCGTCCAGCTGTTAACGCAAGCCAGTTGCTATTGCCTGCCGACGGAGTACGCCGAGGGCTTCCCCACCACGTTATTAGAAGCCGCCGCCTGCCGCTGCCCCATCGTCACCACCCACACGGCGGGCACCGGCGAGCTGCTGCCCGATGGGACCTACGCTGCCTACTTGGAAAGCACCGCCCCTGCCGCGCTGGCCGCGGCCCTGCAGGCGGTCCTGGCAGATCCCGACGCCGCCCGCACCCGGGCCGACGCCGCTTACATCAACCTGTGCGCCCACTTTACATGGCAGGCCGTCTTTGCTACAATGGAGAAAACCGCGGCCCAAGCAGCCAAAAGGAGCTAA
- a CDS encoding glycosyltransferase family 52 protein, whose product MKPNLYICHTAYQVLVDLLRASRTDGQPHTMVLSAAVPEPQSLAKKLEATGAVKVVIVDETRWPGTVTGPFAARRARRAFEKLCGWRFTRAAYNEVRIHNDWSVLGRYLQDCHAGYILCEDTFASTLGPDQHLVTDQRAAPDFAGKRRTGKGYLYWGDSPWCAKVESEDAAKCTLFPASRLVTDSKRELLESLTDAEKAMVRRVFLTQPLPENAAGATLLLPRSFVEDGLMTQAEQNAMFKAVAAKYTAGPLFIKTHPRDTTDYHALFPDAVILERTMPSEVLNFCLPFKFARAVTVQSFVLRAFTAADEKILLTLDEAKALM is encoded by the coding sequence ATGAAGCCGAATCTTTACATCTGCCACACCGCCTATCAGGTGCTTGTCGACCTGCTGCGGGCCTCCCGCACTGACGGCCAGCCCCACACCATGGTGCTTTCCGCCGCCGTGCCGGAGCCGCAGTCTCTGGCTAAAAAGCTGGAGGCCACCGGCGCTGTCAAAGTCGTTATCGTGGACGAGACCCGCTGGCCGGGCACCGTCACCGGCCCCTTCGCCGCCCGGCGCGCCCGCCGGGCGTTCGAGAAGCTGTGCGGCTGGCGCTTTACCCGCGCCGCCTATAACGAGGTGCGCATCCACAACGATTGGAGCGTGCTGGGCCGCTACCTGCAGGACTGCCATGCCGGGTATATCCTGTGCGAGGACACCTTCGCCAGCACCCTCGGCCCCGACCAGCACCTTGTCACCGACCAGCGCGCCGCCCCCGATTTTGCCGGGAAGCGGCGCACCGGAAAAGGCTACCTTTACTGGGGCGACAGCCCGTGGTGCGCAAAAGTGGAAAGCGAGGACGCCGCGAAATGCACGCTGTTCCCCGCCAGCCGCTTGGTAACCGACAGCAAGCGCGAACTGCTGGAAAGCCTGACCGACGCCGAAAAAGCGATGGTGCGCCGTGTTTTTCTCACCCAGCCCCTGCCCGAAAATGCCGCCGGGGCCACCCTGCTTTTGCCCCGCAGCTTTGTGGAGGACGGCCTGATGACACAAGCTGAGCAGAACGCGATGTTCAAAGCAGTTGCCGCCAAATACACCGCCGGGCCGCTGTTCATCAAGACCCACCCGCGGGACACCACCGACTACCACGCCCTGTTCCCCGACGCGGTGATCTTAGAGCGCACGATGCCCAGCGAAGTGCTGAACTTCTGCCTTCCCTTCAAATTCGCCCGCGCCGTCACGGTCCAAAGCTTTGTGCTTCGTGCCTTCACCGCCGCCGACGAAAAAATTCTCCTAACCCTCGACGAAGCGAAAGCCTTAATGTAA